A single Trueperaceae bacterium DNA region contains:
- a CDS encoding phage portal protein — translation MSKSKPRAAAVRARAFATTALDLEPALQLRIDTPLEAEPSEAAQTHDARVRVPWPIPASQLIDFYLASPWLGAIGNLLADAVSSAKWDLAARDVDTLGQPLDRASDFDKASDENYRRAKAWLSRETIGREGASELDLPALLRALCVANDQTGNVFVEVLRDQAGREPMQVSHLLPQFVWYEARDTGLVLRQEDPFGKPVDFVPFGTRKAADKEVREFLHQRQTNLASSFYGLPSWIAARDSVEVDNQHRRYLKGFFKNHGTPRYLVTVTEDPTWTGQKPGDDALDALFEQVRGFLEANAGDMAGRNLILQYPGGITVTAQALDHKLEDPTFPNTAKLARDEILAVRHVSLINLGLPEGGYRATAETQADDFVTQALIPFAAPAVAIINRILHAPAPSGLGITDYDFELTFDDAEQLMRKVEALVKAAGAPVLSQAEARQVLGYEPAGETKPLLPTTMLPAGDFAAGGPDATPAED, via the coding sequence ATGAGCAAGAGCAAGCCCCGCGCCGCGGCCGTGAGGGCCCGCGCGTTCGCCACGACCGCCCTCGACCTCGAGCCGGCCCTGCAGCTGCGCATCGACACGCCCTTGGAGGCCGAACCCAGCGAGGCGGCGCAGACGCACGACGCCCGCGTCCGCGTCCCCTGGCCCATCCCGGCGTCGCAGCTGATCGACTTCTACCTGGCCTCGCCGTGGCTGGGCGCGATCGGCAACCTCCTCGCCGACGCCGTCTCCAGCGCCAAGTGGGACCTCGCAGCCCGCGACGTGGACACCCTCGGCCAGCCCCTCGACCGCGCCAGCGACTTCGACAAGGCCAGCGACGAGAACTACCGCCGCGCGAAGGCCTGGCTGTCCCGCGAGACGATCGGGCGGGAGGGCGCCAGCGAACTCGACCTGCCCGCCCTCCTCCGCGCCCTGTGCGTCGCGAACGACCAGACCGGGAACGTGTTCGTCGAGGTCCTCCGCGACCAGGCCGGCCGCGAACCCATGCAGGTCAGCCACCTGCTGCCGCAGTTCGTCTGGTACGAGGCGCGCGACACCGGCCTCGTCCTCAGGCAGGAGGACCCGTTCGGGAAGCCGGTCGACTTCGTACCGTTCGGCACCCGCAAGGCCGCCGACAAGGAAGTCCGCGAGTTCCTGCATCAACGGCAGACGAACCTCGCGTCGAGCTTCTACGGCCTGCCCTCCTGGATCGCGGCGCGTGACAGCGTCGAGGTCGACAACCAGCACAGGCGGTACCTCAAGGGCTTCTTCAAGAACCACGGCACGCCTCGCTACCTCGTGACCGTCACCGAGGATCCGACCTGGACGGGGCAGAAGCCTGGCGACGACGCCCTCGACGCCCTCTTCGAGCAGGTCCGCGGCTTCCTCGAGGCCAACGCCGGCGACATGGCCGGCCGGAACCTCATCCTCCAGTACCCCGGCGGCATCACCGTCACCGCGCAGGCGCTCGACCACAAGCTCGAGGACCCCACCTTCCCGAACACCGCGAAGCTCGCACGCGACGAGATCCTCGCAGTGCGGCACGTCAGCCTCATCAACCTGGGCCTGCCGGAAGGCGGGTACAGGGCGACGGCCGAGACACAAGCGGACGACTTCGTGACGCAGGCGCTCATCCCGTTCGCAGCGCCGGCCGTCGCGATCATCAACCGCATCCTCCACGCCCCCGCCCCCAGCGGGCTCGGCATCACGGACTACGACTTCGAGCTGACGTTCGACGACGCCGAGCAGCTCATGCGGAAGGTGGAAGCGCTCGTGAAGGCCGCCGGCGCCCCCGTCCTCTCCCAGGCGGAAGCCAGGCAGGTGCTCGGGTACGAGCCGGCCGGCGAGACCAAGCCGCTGCTGCCGACGACGATGCTCCCCGCCGGCGACTTCGCCGCGGGCGGGCCCGATGCCACGCCGGCCGAGGACTAA
- the terL gene encoding phage terminase large subunit, which yields MGRRFGKTVLGVHRLTPALHGYPVAWFSPTYKMLEEVWRDTKRFYGEAIRHKDEQLMRLETWGGGVIDFWSLDRADSVRGRKYKRVIVDEAAMVPGLEEAWPAVIRPTLTDLKGEADFLSTPKGRNYFYDLFQRGQRDDRPDWFSASAPTSANPYIDPAEIEDARRELPELVFRQEYLAEFVDAGGARISRAWLKHGPAPDGLSVTMGVDLAISTKTDADYTAVAVLGRATDGRLFVLDVQRIRASFHDVLRFVESMAGKWQPRSIAIEQVQFQAAVIQELLRTTKLPVLGVKPDRDKVTRFQPLEARYQQGLVTHVPGLPGEFEDELLAFPVGRHDDMVDALAYAYAAPEPSGFRVRGATA from the coding sequence ATGGGCCGCCGCTTCGGGAAGACCGTCCTCGGCGTGCACCGCCTCACGCCCGCTCTGCACGGCTACCCCGTGGCGTGGTTCAGCCCCACGTACAAGATGCTCGAGGAGGTCTGGCGCGACACGAAACGCTTCTACGGCGAGGCCATCCGGCACAAGGACGAGCAGCTCATGCGCCTCGAGACGTGGGGCGGCGGCGTGATCGACTTCTGGAGCCTCGACCGCGCCGACAGCGTCCGCGGCCGCAAGTACAAGCGCGTCATCGTCGACGAGGCCGCCATGGTCCCCGGCCTCGAGGAGGCCTGGCCCGCCGTCATCCGCCCCACACTCACCGACCTGAAGGGAGAGGCTGACTTCCTCAGCACCCCCAAGGGCCGCAACTACTTCTACGACCTGTTCCAGCGCGGACAGCGCGACGACCGCCCGGACTGGTTCAGCGCATCCGCGCCGACCAGCGCGAACCCCTACATCGACCCCGCCGAGATTGAGGACGCCCGCCGCGAACTGCCCGAGCTCGTGTTCCGCCAGGAGTACCTGGCAGAGTTCGTTGATGCCGGCGGCGCGCGCATCAGCCGCGCCTGGCTGAAGCACGGGCCCGCCCCGGACGGCCTGAGTGTCACGATGGGCGTAGACCTCGCCATCAGCACCAAGACCGATGCGGACTACACCGCCGTCGCGGTCCTCGGCCGCGCCACGGACGGGCGACTGTTCGTCCTCGACGTTCAGAGGATCCGCGCGTCGTTCCACGACGTGCTGCGCTTCGTCGAGAGCATGGCAGGGAAGTGGCAGCCACGCAGCATCGCCATCGAGCAGGTGCAGTTCCAGGCCGCCGTCATCCAGGAGCTTCTGCGCACGACGAAGCTGCCTGTGCTCGGAGTGAAGCCCGACCGGGACAAGGTGACGCGTTTTCAGCCGCTCGAGGCCCGGTACCAGCAGGGCCTCGTCACACACGTCCCGGGTCTGCCCGGCGAGTTCGAGGACGAGCTGCTGGCGTTCCCGGTCGGGAGGCATGACGACATGGTCGACGCGCTCGCGTACGCGTACGCCGCTCCGGAACCGTCAGGGTTCCGGGTGAGGGGAGCCACCGCATGA
- a CDS encoding helix-turn-helix domain-containing protein, protein MADARTTRTRQRAREDSVEQRKSRFLAELARMANVSAAAKKAGVPRSTAYDWYKADEAFAAAWDDAVEVAVDSLEKEAWRRARDGVLKPVYQKGEKVGQVREYSDQLMVTLLKAHRPEKYRERTQTELIGPGGGDLVIKVEYDDPNPNGPAT, encoded by the coding sequence ATGGCCGACGCTCGGACGACTCGGACACGCCAACGCGCCCGCGAGGACTCGGTCGAGCAGCGCAAGAGCCGCTTCCTCGCCGAGCTCGCCCGCATGGCGAACGTCAGCGCCGCCGCGAAGAAGGCCGGCGTCCCCCGCAGCACCGCCTACGACTGGTACAAGGCCGACGAGGCGTTCGCCGCCGCGTGGGACGACGCGGTAGAGGTCGCTGTCGACAGCCTCGAGAAGGAAGCCTGGCGCCGCGCGAGGGACGGTGTCCTGAAGCCCGTCTACCAGAAGGGCGAGAAGGTCGGGCAGGTACGTGAGTACAGCGACCAGCTCATGGTGACGCTGTTGAAGGCACACAGGCCGGAGAAGTACCGGGAGCGCACCCAGACCGAACTGATCGGCCCCGGCGGCGGTGACCTCGTGATCAAGGTCGAGTATGACGACCCGAACCCTAACGGTCCGGCTACCTAG
- a CDS encoding RusA family crossover junction endodeoxyribonuclease, which translates to MTLELPWPPTLNTSWRRVGNRTVLSAKARRYRADVLAAVAEQGSPRLGTARLAVTLTLHPPDRRRMDVDNRAKPALDALEFARVYANDSQIDRLTIVRAEPRQGGALTVQIEEIPGDS; encoded by the coding sequence GTGACCCTCGAGCTCCCCTGGCCACCCACCCTCAACACCAGCTGGCGCCGCGTCGGTAACCGCACCGTCCTCTCAGCCAAAGCCCGCCGGTATCGCGCCGACGTCCTCGCCGCCGTCGCAGAGCAAGGCAGCCCACGCCTCGGCACCGCACGCCTCGCCGTCACCCTCACCCTCCACCCACCCGACCGACGCCGCATGGACGTCGACAACCGAGCCAAGCCCGCGCTGGACGCGCTCGAGTTCGCCCGCGTCTACGCCAACGACAGCCAGATCGACCGACTCACCATCGTCCGCGCCGAGCCGCGCCAGGGCGGCGCGCTCACCGTCCAGATCGAGGAGATACCAGGGGACTCATGA